A window of Nicotiana tabacum cultivar K326 chromosome 24, ASM71507v2, whole genome shotgun sequence contains these coding sequences:
- the LOC107830536 gene encoding uncharacterized protein LOC107830536, whose translation MEKVEKIDIRVKEYLELAGYEKWARLYVPVNRGWTMTSNIAESINAALVVPSTEYLHMVNDEGRHYTVCLLEKKCSCRRFQVGELPCPHAWAVLKSKFLMSEDYCLDYYKPKSVVMTYEVPVYPLPDRNEWNIPAHISEKVVLLPKWKRPPGRPKKKRDKPFMKAGEMQEGNRDFAGELSVTLVDARKLSYIIYGMNLFIYQ comes from the exons ATGGAGAAGGTGGAGAAGATAGATATTCGGGTGAAAGAATACTTGGAATTAGCTGGATACGAAAAGTGGGCTAGGTTGTATGTACCTGTTAACCGGGGATGGACCATGACGTCAAATATTGCTGAATCAATCAATGCCGCACTT GTTGTACCATCAACTGAATATTTGCATATGGTGAACGATGAAGGAAGACATTACACCGTTTGCCTCCTAGAGAAAAAGTGCAGTTGTAGGCGGTTTCAAGTTGGCGAATTACCATGCCCACACGCTTGGGCTGTCTTGAAGAGCAAGTTTCTAATGTCAGAAGATTATTGCTTGGACTATTACAAACCAAAGTCTGTTGTAATGACATACGAGGTGCCTGTGTATCCGCTGCCTGACCGAAATGAATGGAATATACCGGCACATATATCAGAGAAAGTTGTCTTACTACCCAAATGGAAAAGACCTCCTGGAAGGCCAAAGAAGAAGCGCGATAAGCCGTTCA TGAAGGCTGGAGAAATGCAAGAAGGAAATAGGGACTTTGCTGGAGAACTATCAGTGACTCTTGTTGATGCAAGGAAACTCTCTTATATCATCTATGGTATGAATTTGTTCATCTATCAATAG